The Quercus lobata isolate SW786 chromosome 4, ValleyOak3.0 Primary Assembly, whole genome shotgun sequence genome segment CGTGACAGTGATGGATCGGTTATCACTTCTTTGTCACAACTAATTTCGCAAGCTTATATACTGGATGAGATTGAAACTATGCTGTCCTTTTGTGGTTCACCGCTAGATGATGTACATcgatgcttttgtttttttaatcaattacGTTATTCTCATGTTGAGAGAGAAGGTAATAGGGTTGCTAACAGTCTGGTCAAATGTGTTGTATATTTGCTATAGTGTTGTGCTTTTAATGGTATAATATACGATATTGCAATTGGAAATTTTTTCTATAAACACAAATACCCATTTTCTTAAGGTATTAAATGTTTGTCTAtatcctatataaaaaaaaaaaaaaaaatgtttgtctattaattttccttttcttcaaatGAAAGTGATAATAACTACAAAATTAAAGAATGTACGACGTATGTGGCCTAACAAAAGGTTCAAAACTTTATTTCCCTCTCACCAGGGTTTGTGATTATTGTCCTAAGGGTTTGTATACTGAGActaacttcttttttaaaatggtcATGTATTAGTCTCGTATTTTGTCTTGTACGGTGTATAGGACTGTAGCCTCATCACCCATTGccgaaattattttgttttctgtttacTTTGAGTGGGTCTCACTCTagtgggttttaaaaaattcttaagaAAGGCAAAAGATGGCATAATAATTGAAGCTATTGTAAAAGGATTCCATTTTAGTGGTTAAGAATTTTGTAACTTAATGGCATTATGTGGTTTTCTTTATAAGGAGAATAAAAGTTTGAATCTGCAGGTCTCcccatttattataaaaattgagttataagaaaagaaaaggatgaTTCCATTATATTGCTTGTGATTATTGTTTGTACATCTTTAGGAGAAACGGCTATTGACAATCAATGGAGATGGTGCCTATTGCTGCTACTGATTCACATGAAAATGATCATATGTGCAAAGAGCTGGGCATTGACATTACAATAGTCATGGATAATGATCTTATTTGCGACGAGTCGATCATTGATGTTTCAGCTGCCATGGAGCCAGCCCGGTGGTCTGAGTGCTGCATCTATAGGGCTCCCGGGAAAATtcgcaaaataaataaagaagccTACACTCCAAAGGTAATCTCCATAGGCCCTTTTCACCACGGTGGAAATGAAGTAAGGGATGAGGACAGTCAAAAAGAATTGAGGGATATGGAAACGTTGAAAGTGAGAAAATTAAAGGAATTTTGTGATCGGACTGGGAAATGCCAGAAGGAAATAGCAGGGATCATTGAAAAAAACCAAGATAAGATTCGTCGTTGTTATTCAGAGAGCTTTGATATCAGCAAGGAAGATTTCGTGAAGATGGTTCTATTGGATTCCACCTTTATCATGGAGGTTTTATTGAGGGCTgatgatagagaaaaatataaagacGATTTTATTGTAAGTAATCCAATGGTGAACGACAATATACGACTAGACTTGATATTACTTGAGAATCAACTTCCGTTCTTTATTCTGAAGGAGTTATATGAGAAATCTTATGAAAGACACAGTGAAAGGCCCATTTTTCAGCTTGCCTGCAAATATTTTAGTCGCTATATCGAGAAAAACCCAGAAGGGGAGAAGGTGGAGAAAGTAAAACATTTCACTGATTTGATCAGACTTTCATATTGTCCAGATAATCTCGAATTCAatgtaagaaagaaaaatccatgTACTGCAACAAAGCTGTACGAGACAGGAGTGATATTCAAATTGCATGAAGATTCACTTGACATACACTTCCACAAGTCGCTTTCCACTAAAACAAGTCCATGCTTCAATTTCTCATGGCTCTTAAAATGCCTGCTGGGTTTGACAGGCTTTGGGTGCTTGGAACATACACAACCTTTGTTGAAGATCCCACGCTTCATAATAGATGACGATACTGAAGGCCTTCTCCGAAAGATCATGCTATTGGAGCAATGTCATTATCCATTCGAAGCTTTCGCATGCAATCATATGTGGATATTGGATTATCTTATCAACAGTAAAGAAGATGTGGAGTTGctcattgaaaaaaatattatatataacgATTTAGGTAGCAATGAAGTAATTGCCGAAATGGTAAATAAACTTTGCATTGAAATTTCGGAGAGAAAGTCCTGTTACGCTGATCTCGCTGAAGACCTTTGTGATCACTATGCGCAACATTGCAATGTAGTATgtaggggtgtcaaatgggtgggtttggggtgagcataattgggttgggtatttaaaactcatttacccattaaaGTC includes the following:
- the LOC115985028 gene encoding UPF0481 protein At3g47200-like, with product MEMVPIAATDSHENDHMCKELGIDITIVMDNDLICDESIIDVSAAMEPARWSECCIYRAPGKIRKINKEAYTPKVISIGPFHHGGNEVRDEDSQKELRDMETLKVRKLKEFCDRTGKCQKEIAGIIEKNQDKIRRCYSESFDISKEDFVKMVLLDSTFIMEVLLRADDREKYKDDFIVSNPMVNDNIRLDLILLENQLPFFILKELYEKSYERHSERPIFQLACKYFSRYIEKNPEGEKVEKVKHFTDLIRLSYCPDNLEFNVRKKNPCTATKLYETGVIFKLHEDSLDIHFHKSLSTKTSPCFNFSWLLKCLLGLTGFGCLEHTQPLLKIPRFIIDDDTEGLLRKIMLLEQCHYPFEAFACNHMWILDYLINSKEDVELLIEKNIIYNDLGSNEVIAEMLDTISSIVLIVIGLLDIV